From a single Mycolicibacterium moriokaense genomic region:
- a CDS encoding AraC family transcriptional regulator — MTVSALSDRDLAETARTPRRVIELRRGGRALGGSYLYEGDGLITGWHSHEVHQIEYALHGVVEVETDSAHYLLPPQQAAWIPAGLEHQAVMNPDVKTVAVMFDPALVAAPGDRARILAVSPLIREMMIYALRWQIDRPDGDAESDSFFRTLANLVAEALDHEAPLSLPTSDHPIVAAAMTYTKEHLDSVTAEEVSRAVSVSERTLRRLFQDTLGLSWRTYLLHARMLRAMALLAAPGQSVQGAASTVGFESLSSFTRAFTQFCGETPSAYRKRVAGESV, encoded by the coding sequence ATGACCGTCTCTGCGCTATCGGACAGGGATTTGGCCGAAACGGCCAGAACTCCCCGACGCGTGATCGAGCTGCGTCGCGGCGGACGCGCGCTCGGCGGTAGCTATCTATACGAGGGCGACGGCTTGATCACCGGTTGGCACTCCCATGAGGTGCATCAGATCGAGTACGCCCTGCACGGCGTCGTCGAAGTCGAGACCGACTCCGCGCACTATCTGCTGCCGCCCCAGCAGGCGGCCTGGATCCCGGCCGGGCTCGAGCACCAGGCGGTGATGAATCCGGACGTGAAGACCGTTGCGGTGATGTTCGATCCCGCACTCGTGGCGGCGCCGGGCGATCGCGCCCGGATCCTTGCGGTGTCACCGTTGATCCGGGAGATGATGATCTACGCACTGCGGTGGCAGATCGACCGTCCCGACGGAGATGCCGAGTCCGACAGCTTCTTCCGCACGCTGGCCAATCTGGTTGCCGAGGCGCTGGACCACGAGGCTCCGCTGTCCCTGCCGACGAGCGATCACCCCATCGTGGCGGCCGCAATGACATACACAAAGGAACATTTGGACTCGGTCACCGCCGAGGAGGTGTCGCGGGCGGTATCGGTGTCGGAACGAACGCTGCGCCGTCTGTTCCAGGACACGCTCGGATTGTCCTGGCGGACTTATCTTCTGCACGCGCGCATGCTGCGGGCGATGGCGCTGCTGGCCGCGCCGGGACAGTCGGTCCAGGGTGCGGCGTCGACCGTCGGCTTCGAGAGCCTCAGCTCGTTTACCAGAGCATTCACGCAGTTCTGCGGGGAGACTCCGAGCGCCTATCGCAAAAGGGTTGCGGGCGAGTCAGTTTGA